The following proteins are encoded in a genomic region of Brachypodium distachyon strain Bd21 chromosome 1, Brachypodium_distachyon_v3.0, whole genome shotgun sequence:
- the LOC104581967 gene encoding probable WRKY transcription factor 25 translates to MVTGCSDQLGGEPRCRLLQRSLWYFPLVGRQASLSLAHCTVFFSYLLSRSREARKATPMADRRGDAMRQQQQPFGSGQERVFDGGGGGGPAFGGDYDHASSSYMALLGTGVNPQPLPPPPAAWAVEEVTSATAINLTPQFSMANYAPPSSSSYQQNPASFASPFAAAALHNPYQPPSTTYFNHADPPPQWPPRAPSSSLPPPRGNNFALQHEQQQQQQSMQMQLLRALGRPHQALASAPAAAAIEQPGKDGYNWRKYGQKQLKDAESPRSYYKCTREACPVKKIVERSFDGCIKEITYKGRHTHPRPPHQPRRGGDNVADAGSGADAEEEEEEHGDQLPSDDEDNGQEGQDRTAGGGAAAGQRVVKKHKITLQTPSEVDLLDDGYRWRKYGQKVVKGNPRPRSYYKCTAENCNVRKQIERASSNPSCVLTTYTGRHSHHPPGRATGGSSAVPTPSTAIGNTARQLKEESRD, encoded by the exons ATGGTCACTGGCTGCTCTGATCAG CTTGGAGGGGAGCCCAGGTGTCGTCTACTCCAGCGTAGCCTCTGGTATTTCCCTCTGGTCGGTCGGCAGGCGTCCCTGTCATTGGCTCATTGCACGGTCTTCTTCTCCTACCTCTTGTCCCGCTCCCGAGAAGCGAGAAAGGCCACGCCAATGGCAGATCGGCGAGGCGACGCCatgaggcagcagcagcagccgttCGGGTCTGGTCAGGAGAGGGTcttcgacggcggcggtggcggcggcccggcGTTCGGAGGCGATTATGATCATGCATCATCGTCCTACATGGCGCTTCTTGGCACCGGCGTCAACCCCCAGCctctgccgccaccgccagcgGCATGGGCGGTTGAGGAGGTCACCTCGGCGACCGCGATTAATCTCACGCCGCAGTTCTCCATG GCAAACtacgcgccgccgtcgtcgtcctcctacCAACAAAACCCCGCCTCCTTCGCCTCacccttcgccgccgccgccctccacaACCCCTACCAGCCACCGTCCACGACATACTTCAACCACGCcgacccgccgccgcaatgGCCTCCGCgagcgccctcctcctccctgccgccgccccgcggCAACAACTTCGCGCTCcagcacgagcagcagcagcagcagcagagcatgCAGATGCAGCTGCTGCGCGCGCTGGGGCGGCCGCATCAAGCGCTTGCatcggctccggcggcggcggccatcgaGCAGCCGGGCAAGGACGGGTACAACTGGCGCAAGTACGGGCAGAAGCAGCTCAAGGACGCCGAGTCGCCGCGGAGCTACTACAAGTGCACGCGGGAGGCGTGCCCCGTGAAGAAGATCGTGGAGCGCTCCTTCGACGGCTGCATCAAGGAGATCACCTACAAGGGCCGCCACACCCACCCGCGGCCCCCCCACCagccccgccgcggcggcgataATGTCGCCGACGCCGgttccggcgccgacgccgaggaagaggaggaggaacacGGGGACCAGCTGCCgagcgacgacgaggacaacGGCCAGGAGGGCCAGGACAG GACTGCGggtggaggagcggcggcggggcagagGGTGGTGAAGAAGCACAAGATCACACTGCAGACGCCCAGCGAAGTTGATCTGCTGGACGACGGCTACCGGTGGCGCAAGTACGGCCAGAAAGTGGTCAAGGGAAACCCCCGTCCCAG GAGCTACTACAAGTGCACGGCGGAGAACTGCAACGTGCGGAAGCAGATCGAGCGGGCGTCCAGCAATCCCAGCTGCGTCCTGACGACCTACACCGGCCGCCACAGCCACCACCCGCCGGGGAGGGCCACCGGCGGCTCTTCTGCTGTTCCGACGCCCTCCACCGCCATCGGCAATACTGCTCGTCAGCTCAAGGAAGAGAGCCGGGATTAA
- the LOC100843913 gene encoding uncharacterized protein LOC100843913, protein MAETLVGLRLAASAVQQPQIRRISCATPAHCRLSPFRRGRLCARAAVTGAPEVDEEDAMSIDNLCRFFDLNVGKWNGSFYQFDAHGRMLQEISTRLSVSTYGEGDLISLMQSLYIKQASSEISFVGEEDSEPEWVEYKIKETNMFTVDKYQQIGFFPVQKAFALRYQTAGMLETVLRAGVLGEDDTGEESPRNLKIPSRKPSIVCENCLYSLDGNGRVRAFHIMDPQGVLDTLIVFHEKQGSIVSLTGSSPDDPEITSDDRITALLGRWEGRSVTKRSGVYGSTLDEADTVVLLETDNNGQLIQDNISTKMGTSTTTTIHWTGLANNNLLQFHGGYEMTLLPGGMYMGYPSDISKCIEQLDSFHLEFCWMESPGKRQRLVRTFDSAGLAVSSTYFIETKV, encoded by the exons ATGGCGGAAACCCTCGTCGGCCTCCGTttggccgcctccgccgtccaGCAGCCTCAAATCCGCCGAATCTCATGTGCCACGCCGGCCCACTGCCGTCTCAGCCCGTTCCGTCGCGGTCGGCTGTGCGCCCGGGCGGCGGTCACGGGGGCGCCAGAGGTggacgaggaagacgccaTGAGCATAGACAACCTGTGCCGCTTCTTCGACCTCAACGTCGGCAAGTGGAATGGGTCGTTCTAC CAATTCGATGCGCATGGGAGGATGCTGCAGGAAATCAGCACGCGGCTGTCCGTGAGCACATACGGGGAGGGAGACCTCATCAGCCTCATGCAATC GCTGTATATCAAGCAGGCTTCATCTGAGATATCGTTTGTAGGCGAGGAGGATTCTGAACCAGAGTGGGTGGAGTACAAAATCAAAGAGACGAACATGTTCACCGTGGATAAATATCAGCAG ATAGGGTTCTTTCCTGTACAGAAAGCATTTGCACTGAGATACCAGACTGCTGGAATGCTGGAGACTGTTCTTCGAGCTGGTGTGCTTGGGGAAGATGATACCGGTGAAGAATCCCCCAG AAACTTGAAGATACCTTCTCGTAAACCATCTATTGTTTGTGAGAATTGTCTGTACTCTCTTGATGGCAATGGTCGAGTAAGGGCTTTTCACATAATGGACCCTCAGGGAGTGCTCGATACACTCATTGTTTTTCATGAAAAACAGGGTTCCATAGTGTCACTTACTGGTTCATCACCTGATGATCCCGAG ATTACCAGCGATGATAGGATAACGGCCCTGCTTGGAAGGTGGGAGGGCCGTTCTGTGACAAAGAGGAGCGGGGTGTATGGATCAACACTTGATGAGGCTGATACAGTTGTTCTCCTTGAAACGGACAACAATGGTCAGCTGATTCAG GATAATATATCAACGAAAATGGGAACTAGCACGACAACAACGATCCACTGGACAGGATTAGCAAATAACAACTTGCTTCAGTTTCATGGAGGTTATGAGATGACTTTGCTACCTGGAGGAATGTACATGGGATATCCATCAGACATCAGCAAGTGCATTGAGCAGTTAGATTCTTTTCATTTGGAGTTCTGTTGGATGGAATCGCCAGGAAAGAGGCAGCGGCTTGTCCGGACTTTTGACTCAGCTGGTCTTGCTGTTTCATCAACCTACTTCATAGAGACCAAAGTATGA
- the LOC100836906 gene encoding mitotic checkpoint protein BUB3.3, translated as MARRRLADDGDGAVSRLRFAPSSNNMVVSSWDSGLRLYDAEESTLRLEVECEAALLDCCFKDETVALAGCSDGYVIRYDLHSGVQDTVGLHDDGVTSTEFSEITGQVVTAGLDKKLFFWDTHTSVRPDSTVPLDSIVASLSVSGMYILVAVERDVYWYDMRNLTGPVKVKDSPLKHHIRCLHASPGWNGYAAGSISGTVALKYFDRGVDGDMRFTFRCHPRSRDGTSSLVPINSMAIHPFKKTFVTGDNEGYAISWDAQSKKKLLEFPSYSGSVASVAYNHSGELLAVASNYNHQEADKVVAVERHQIYIETMQNIQGKSPIE; from the exons AtggcgcggcggaggctggcggacgacggcgacggcgccgtctCCAGGCTTCGATTCGCACCATCCTCGAACAATATGGTGGTGTCTTCCTGGGATTCG GGGCTGCGGCTGTACGACGCGGAGGAGTCCACGCTCCGGCTGGAGGTGGAGTGTGAGGCAGCGCTTCTCGACTGCTGCTTCAAGGATGAGACGGTGGCGTTAGCAGGCTGTTCGGATGGATATGTAATAAG GTATGACTTGCATTCAGGGGTTCAAGATACAGTGGGGCTGCATGATGATGGCGTTACCAGCACTGAGTTTTCTGAGATTACTG GTCAAGTTGTGACGGCTGGCCTTGACAAGAAGTTATTTTTTTGGGATACACACACAAGTGTAAGGCCTGACAGCACTGTACCATTAGATTCAATTGTGGCATCACTTTCAGTCAGTGGCATGTATATATTAGTCGCTGTTGAGAGAGATGTTTACTGGTATGACATGAGGAATCTAACAGGACCAGTTAAAGTGAAAGATTCACCTTTGAAACATCACATTAGATGTCTTCATGCTTCTCCGGGATGGAACG GTTATGCAGCAGGATCTATAAGTGGAACTGTTGCATTGAAGTATTTTGACCGTGGAGTAGATGGTGATATGAG ATTTACTTTCCGATGTCATCCGAGATCCAGAGATGGAACATCCAGTTTGGTTCCCATAAATAGCATGGCCATTCATCCGTT CAAGAAAACTTTTGTCACTGGAGATAATGAAGGATATGCCATCTCCTGGGATGCCCAGTCAAAAAAGAAGCTGCTTGAG TTCCCAAGCTATTCAGGGAGTGTGGCTTCTGTAGCGTATAACCATAGCGGTGAGCTTTTGGCAGTTGCGTCAAACTACAATCATCAAGAAGCAGATAAAGT GGTGGCGGTGGAGAGGCACCAGATATACATCGAAACGATGCAGAACATCCAAGGAAAGTCCCCCATAGAGTAG
- the LOC100838424 gene encoding uncharacterized protein LOC100838424 codes for MLIDLIVTRMGAKVEGESYKPGYYATGDLHMDSNGWRSPYYEEKTSNGQLCNGFMTKQSDSYSDYDNEMLKRTMLAHEALFRQQVYELHRVYKIQRDLMKHYQNKETHAYPMLADASQTNSSSQVPPNGAKMIWQMQMPTYRNATVAVHNDTNHSLKFLSEGRVLPSPNGFPSSDVALNTKKGTIDLELPADHYIDDENISDNKPIDFLGVESGTKPHSDVVEVTFGGAEGLGRFSDNSSTSGLQTTNNPGGRHVTDLNEPISGMHMGRTSGSVSRGLPYTLENSWHQSVVRASTTNLGFSKEHSKDKHSDEGTSSNFFDASAKIRQEEKLLVDKGKQVSNRFSFTPRYSNADLQKSFRAADSRSATNDQFICQGQSSSVGWFSRSRLDSSTINNFGRLDHPHHSSLGTLVAPISIPHIDHTSIASPIGSCTVDPRSSVVNNGAFQSIPSFNGSSTVNSYKSPSVVTQSTGPSIHKLKRFDNLDGSYFGFPLDPFSASRSRQQVAISSQLQQNNSLMFEHSARQSHEDPQSANGKDTKNFNLNEALSDGQEELVEQDRRCVGSLQHRKDDGSVFGISWLKNKATGANPTGLENQKLFGHSNGIVTEVKNNSKDITGMSPIVYNLSDSASTSLSCRIKMDEASEDITGSTWLACNKTQESTTYLPLASQKPVDRDGQAAEGVNKKSGALIRNFFDLNDDVPHEDNSESSVVSHECHVSSLQNNHAKRTFLIDLELPACEDGAAWTSQQECTPSGDLDASKEADVYFTSATDAAQIIVALSTDVPTPASTPENMLQWFAELALSSTDFHAEQAEAQGCINNSSDDDFESFESLTLKLEESKADEYWTRPLAPTLIDDEHAVSAVNLLSKPRRGQQRRRRQKRDFQKDILPGLSSLSRPNIIEDIQLIEGLVQASGGSWESSLTKRGRGGRTRGRKPRKHLPVTVEIEAEASPPSKPDSLGLEADERGMIGWGRTTRRCRKPRCPSGNNIAASS; via the exons ATGCTAATTGATCTG ATTGTAACAAGAATGGGAGCTAAAGTGGAAGGTGAGAGCTACAAGCCTGGATATTATGCCACAGGGGATCTCCACATGGACTCAAATGGTTGGAGGTCTCCATACTATGAGGAGAAGACATCAAATGGGCAGTTGTGCAATGGCTTCATGACAAAACAGTCTGATAGTTATTCAGACTATGATAACGAAATGCTAAAGCGCACAATGCTTGCACATGAAGCATTGTTTAGACAGCAG GTGTATGAACTGCACCGGGTTTACAAAATACAGAGAGACCTGATGAAGCATTATCAGAACAAAGAGACGCATGCGTACCCAATGCTGGCAGATGCATCACAGACAAATTCATCATCTCAAGTTCCACCAAATGGTGCAAAGATGATTTGGCAGATGCAGATGCCAACATACAGAAATGCTACTGTTGCAGTGCACAATGATACAAATCACTCATTGAAGTTCCTCAGTGAAGGCCGTGTCCTGCCCTCTCCAAATGGGTTTCCCTCCAGCGATGTTGCTTTAAATACCAAGAAAGGCACTATTGACCTTGAGCTTCCAGCTGATCATTATATAGATGATGAAAACATATCGGATAATAAACCTATAGATTTCCTTGGTGTAGAATCAGGTACAAAACCTCACAGTGATGTTGTCGAGGTCACATTCGGTGGTGCAGAAGGTTTGGGGAGGTTCAGTGATAATAGTTCCACCTCCGGTTTGCAGACTACAAATAATCCAGGAGGACGCCATGTTACAGACCTCAATGAGCCAATTTCTGGCATGCATATGGGTAGAACAAGCGGGTCAGTATCCAGGGGTCTTCCGTATACCTTGGAGAACTCTTGGCACCAATCCGTAGTGAGAGCAAGCACAACTAACCTTGGTTTCAGTAAAGAACACTCTAAAGACAAGCATAGTGATGAAGGAACAAGCTCAAATTTCTTTGATGCAAGTGCCAAAATAAGACAAGAGGAGAAATTATTGGTGGATAAAG GAAAACAAGTCAGCAACAGATTTTCCTTTACTCCCAGATACAGCAATGCCGATCTGCAAAAATCCTTCAGAGCCGCTGACAGCAGATCTGCAACAAACGACCAGTTTATTTGCCAAGGACAGAGTAGTTCAGTTGGGTGGTTTTCAAGAAGTCGTTTGGACTCATCTACAATCAATAATTTTGGTAGACTTGACCATCCACATCATTCAAGTCTTGGTACACTTGTTGCTCCAATCTCTATTCCTCACATAGACCATACTTCGATCGCCTCCCCTATAGGTTCTTGCACAGTGGACCCAAGGAGCAGCGTTGTCAATAATGGTGCTTTCCAGTCAATTCCAAGTTTCAATGGATCTTCAACTGTTAATTCATATAAGAGTCCTAGTGTTGTGACCCAAAGCACTGGACCTTCAATTCATAAGCTGAAAAGATTCGATAATTTAGATGGCAGTTACTTCGGTTTTCCACTTGATCCATTTTCTGCATCACGATCCCGGCAACAGGTTGCAATTTCAAGCCAGTTGCAGCAAAACAATAGCCTGATGTTTGAACATTCAGCGCGACAGTCGCATGAAGATCCTCAGTCCGCAAATGGCAAGGACACAAAGAACTTCAATTTAAATGAAGCACTGTCAGATGGTCAGGAAGAACTTGTAGAACAAGACAGGAGATGTGTTGGCAGTTTGCAGCATAGGAAAGATGATGGATCAGTATTTGGGATCTCTTGGCTAAAAAATAAAGCTACTGGTGCTAATCCAACAGGTTTGGAAAATCAAAAGTTGTTTGGTCATTCGAATGGGATTGTGACAGAAGTTAAAAATAATAGTAAAGACATCACAGGGATGTCTCCAATTGTTTACAATTTGTCAGATTCTGCCTCGACATCCTTAAGTTGCAGAATTAAAATGGATGAGGCTTCTGAAGACATTACCGGTAGCACTTGGTTAGCCTGTAATAAGACACAGGAGAGTACTACATATTTACCACTTGCAAGCCAGAAACCTGTGGACAGAGATGGACAAGCTGCTGAAGGTGTCAACAAGAAAAGTGGTGCCCTCATCAGGAATTTCTTTGATCTGAATGATGATGTCCCGCATGAAGATAATTCAGAGTCATCTGTAGTGTCGCATGAGTGCCATGTGTCGTCCTTACAAAACAACCATGCTAAGCGCACATTTTTGATCGACTTGGAATTGCCAGCTTGTGAAGATGGTGCTGCCTGGACTTCTCAACAGGAATGCACACCTTCTGGTGACCTTGATGCATCCAAGGAAGCTGATGTGTATTTTACATCTGCTACAGATGCAGCACAAATAATTGTTGCGTTGTCAACGGATGTGCCCACCCCTGCAAGTACACCCGAGAATATGTTGCAGTGGTTTGCAGAGCTCGCGTTATCAAGCACCGATTTTCATGCTGAGCAAGCAGAAGCCCAAGGTTGCATCAATAATTCCAGTGATGATGACTTTGAGTCATTTGAATCATTGACACTGAAGCTGGAAGAGTCCAAGGCTGATGAATACTGGACGAGGCCACTGGCACCCACATTGATAGATGATGAACATGCAGTCTCAGCAGTGAACCTCCTGTCCAAGCCAAGAAGGGGCCAgcaaaggcggcggcggcagaagcGAGACTTTCAGAAAGACATCTTGCCTGGGCTTTCATCACTTTCCCGACCTAACATTATAGAGGACATTCAGTTAATTGAGGGGTTAGTACAGGCATCGGGTGGATCATGGGAGTCGAGTTTAACTAAGCGAGGGCGCGGCGGTCGGACAAGAGGTAGAAAACCTCGCAAACATCTCCCGGTTACTGTAGAAATAGAAGCTGAGGCCAGCCCACCTTCAAAACCTGACTCCCTTGGCTTAGAAGCTGATGAGAGGGGTATGATTGGATGGGGCAGAACAACAAGACGATGTCGCAAACCAAGATGTCCGTCAGGTAACAACATTGCAGCTTCATCGTGA